In Xyrauchen texanus isolate HMW12.3.18 chromosome 32, RBS_HiC_50CHRs, whole genome shotgun sequence, the following proteins share a genomic window:
- the parapinopsinb gene encoding parapinopsin b, with protein sequence MASFPEFLNGSSLHDPESKVPLPRAGFIMLSVLMAFFSITAVMLNSTVIVVTLRHKQLRQPLNFALVNLAVADLGITLTGSLPSVVTNAMGYYIMGRVGCVMEGFCVALFGITSLCTVALIAVERLFVVCKPLGTIKFQTKHAAGGVALSWLWSLIWNMPPLFGWGSYQLEGVGTSCGPDWQSRDLKNMSYIICYFSLCFAVPFAIIVVSYSWLLYTLRQVAKVGGGAAARAEARVGWMVVMMVLAFLVSWLPYATLALTIIFKPDVELDALVKVVSIYMAKSSTVYNPMIYIYMNKQFRKYAVPLLLCGKDPWPSEDDETEAQTTVSQMINKVSPE encoded by the exons ATGGCCTCTTTCCCTGAATTCCTGAATGGCTCATCCCTCCATGACCCTGAGTCAAAGGTGCCCCTGCCACGGGCAGGATTCATCATGCTATCCGTCCTCATGGCCTTCTTCTCCATCACAGCTGTCATGCTCAACTCTACGGTTATTGTCGTCACCCTCCGGCATAAACAGCTGCGGCAGCCTCTGAATTTTGCCCTGGTGAACCTTGCCGTGGCTGACCTAGGCATTACTCTTACAGGAAGTCTACCATCTGTGGTGACCAATGCCATGGGCTACTACATCATGGGACGGGTCGGATGTGTTATGGAGGGATTCTGTGTTGCTTTATTTG GTATAACGTCATTATGCACAGTGGCCCTGATTGCTGTGGAACGGCTGTTTGTAGTGTGCAAGCCTCTGGGCACCATCAAATTCCAGACCAAGCATGCCGCAGGCGGTGTGGCGTTATCTTGGCTGTGGTCCCTTATCTGGAATATGCCACCTCTATTTGGCTGGGGCAGTTACCAGCTGGAGGGGGTTGGCACATCCTGCGGACCTGACTGGCAAAGCAGAGACCTCAAAAACATGTCTTACATCATCTGTTACTTCTCTCTGTGTTTCGCTGTGCCGTTTGCCATCATTGTGGTCTCATATTCATGGCTGCTCTATACACTGAGACAA GTAGCTAAAGTGGGTGGAGGGGCAGCCGCAAGAGCAGAGGCTAGGGTGGGGTGGATGGTGGTGATGATGGTGTTGGCTTTTCTCGTGAGCTGGCTGCCCTATGCCACACTGGCTCTGACAATCATCTTCAAACCTGATGTAGAGTTGGACGCTCTTGTGAAGGTGGTATCTATATACATGGCCAAAAGTAGCACTGTCTACAACCCCATGATCTATATTTACATGAATAAACAG TTCCGGAAGTATGCAGTACCACTTCTACTGTGTGGAAAGGACCCTTGGCCTTCAGAGGATGATGAAACTGAGGCTCAGACTACCGTGTCCCAAATGATCAACAAAGTCAGCCCAGAGTGA